The segment agaatgacaaaaaattaaagaaaaaaacaattgttcatTGTGACAAAATTGATATATACAAACATTCAAACAATTATTAAGCAAACATTGATCAAAGCATTAAACAGTACGTTTGTTAGAGTAAgactaaacataaaaaatgaaatgatagGTTGGCCAGATGAAATCAAATAGCTGTTCCTCTTTCGAGATTTTGCTTGATCTCCTTTGTGTAGTTGCCATAAAATCTTTCCAACTTTTTGTTGAATCTTGCATTTCTTTCATTGATGTAATCGATATCTGCATCTTCATCATATTTCCGTCGACGGCTaaacttttcccttttttctaccCTGGAAAGAGGAATACAGTTACTGCGATAAAACAGAAGGTTATGGTGACCTATTAAGAGAAAGTGCTGCAAGTGAACGACTAAGCCTTTTGAGTCGAAGCTACACTTTTTGGACAAGTGAATTTTCTTACTTAGATATTGGGCCAGGGACCCCAGCTATTTCAGATAAATGTCCTTCTATTCTTTTCATAgtccagcatttttttttttttttagctttcgtTTCCCTTTTTCGTTACAAACTTTTTCAGGCCTTAAGCTGATTATCTAAGGCTCAAAGAAACAACACATGCAGTACGATTAATCAGTTAGGCTAGAAAGATTTACGTCTTTTTGTATGAACGGGAAGTTCATGGATTCTCTTAAACAGAATTTTTCGCCATTTACGATTGGTAAGAGCGCTTTAGAAGGGAGGTACTTGTATACTTGTATATGTGCCAAGAGAAGGCTTATTATTTATCATTtcgttaattattttttttagtatgattTTCTATGCTTATATTTCCTggctattgttttttctttatccaCTTGGTTATAACGCAGGGGTCACGTCTCTCCAAATAGGCTCTCTAATTGTGACAGACTGAGGTGGCTACTGAGTGTATGAAATCGAGGCAGTATCAGCTAAGAGCgattttaagtttaagttttctcCAGAACAGTTATTCCGCAATGTACTAGCAGTCTCCTCGTAGTTTCTATAGTTATTTTCTTTAGGACTGAAGTGTTTGCCTCAGTAATACTACTTCCACTCTCTTAAGTCTATAACACTTAGCTTCACAAACTTTGTCTCTACATAATAAAGTCAAGGAAGTTGAATCGTAGCAGGGTTTATTTAAGGCTACTTTAAGGAATACTTTTGGAATAAAAGAAACGCattacaaattgaaaatttttgttctaattGTTGAGTTATTGTTACGAAAGAAAACGCTGTAGTTCCTTTCTCTTGAATGTATTAACGGCATTCGTGAGTTAATCGAATGGAAGGGAACATAATGCATACTGAAGaatttttatgacaaaaaaaaaagttcaaccGCACTAGGGGTGCCCAATGACGAGAAGGCAGCCTCCAAAACAACCAAGCCGATGTTGCATTTGTGTAATTGCTGTAGAATGCTCCAAAGATAAGCCTGTTAAGCGTCAACTactttttttggatattttaaagtttttcaatttgttagcATAGAAGGTAAAGAAACAATActatcaatttttgaaaatgaagaattCAGTGCCACTGAGAGGAGAGGAGGTGGGACGACACAAAGGCATACTTTGTACCTCAgtcacgaattttttttttaccttagaCGAAGGAACAATCTGAAGTAGTATCTAATTGTGTTTCGATTATGACTCCACTTCCTACTACTGTTAACCAACTAAACTGCTAACTGTTAACCTACTACTGTCcccaattttctttaattttggctTTGCATGGCAACTCTTTGCGTTTTGATTATGTTCTTTTGTAAAATGTATGCAAACTCCTTAGGAAAAGCCTTAAGTTTGAAGCTCTCACGATTGGTCACTGATTTATTCTTTGCGTTGTTTTCTGTTCATGAATAATCATTTCTACTTTCTAAAATCTCAGAGCTATCCCatgaaaaactgaaacaaaaaccCGAACGACAAAGTTTCTATTTCCGAATTATTGCACTCACTGGGATATTCAGTGCAACTGTATTAAGGGGAATGGCCTCGGCTCACCTTCCCTCCAAAATTTCGTGATTTCTACGATTTTTCAATAGCTTCTaacaaattttcagaaaaattaactTTGGAGGAAAGATTCTTCTTTAAGCTAAGTAAGGTCAATAATATAATTGAAGTTAAACGTCAAGAAACCctgttctttgaaaaacaaaataggcAAAAGACGAATTTCGCTCAAAATAAACAAGCACGCAGCAGAAATAAAAGATGGAAAACCCCTCTGTACTGGGTGATTTCAATTTTGGAATTAGAGGTATGTgtaatttatgaattttagaCAACAGAATACTTCACCTATTGTGCTACAACAAACAGGAACAAACTGTTAATTGGCACAAAAACGAAATAAAGTTGACGGTCATAGTGTGCACAACAGCACACATAATAAAGAGTAAAGTACTTAATGTCTTTTAAGTCTTCTTGCATACAATTAatgatagaaataaatttgaatgaaaactCAATCGCATTAATCATGGGATATAAACCCATTTCTTAGAAAGAAATTTCAGGGCACCAAGCTCAGTTTTGCGTTTTTTAGTGCTGTAGTggcacaagtttttttttaaataaaatcgaaAGTTCAATAATTAAGAAACCAATAGTTAGAAATCAGGCCACATGAATCTAGGCCAATCAGAAAAGATTCGAAAGAAGAATTTTACATAGTTTTTAGCAACTTacatgaattttgaaaaagaaactgaagatGCACAGTGGCTTCATGACAAAGAGTAAGTGTGAGTATTTACACATAATATGGACTCTATAGAAATTATACAATTGTTCATCACTAagagttttcataaaaaaaggagagaaaattAAAGCATATAGGTATACAAATGTCATgagaaaagcttaaaaaacttCGGAAAAAAGGCCTTTAAAAAGTATGTGAAGAAACCCTCATAAAAATCcgttgcaagaaaaaaaataaataaaaattcagccGTCCAGAATTGtgaacttagaaatattatggAAGCGTGAGGCCTTCATAACAGACGTTGAGCACCAAATTTGAAGAATCTGACCTCTATAAAAACTTTTACAAATCTGTATCACCAACTGTGCtcagaagtaaaataaaaacacagcgAGATAAAAAGAATGTCcgagaaattttgaaaaatgtcagaacaaaagaacataaaaagtaaggtatttaagaataggtctataaagatgaaaaaaagaaaagcctcTCGAAAATCCATAGCAggaggaaaagaagaaaatttagtCATCGaaacttttgaattttgaaatattacaaaaataagAGGCACAGGCTTTATGACCCAAACAGCAAACGTAAAAATTTTCCCTCTGAAGAAATTTTACAACTTTATATTACCAACAGGGTTCATAAGGAGAATAATAATACACAGAAATGCAAATGatggaaaaatttttaactaaagaTATCCGAGACTTGACTTTCCCCATGCGTTACTAACAAGTCTATCTTTTGGCCAGAATCGCATATCGAAAAATTTCTTCACTATTTCAAACATTCATACTAAATGACCTTTATAGCaagttttaataaaattgaCTTAGGGCATGGGCAATgcatgtttaaataaaaatatcctaTAGTTATGTTTGAATCTCATATTCTAGAGTTATTAAACCTGATTTGATTGGATTTGTATACAGTTTTTATTCAACGCAAAATGTTTTATTAGGATTCTTCCAAAGCAAGAATTACAGTTTTTGAGGTGtaaattctttcaatttttttctacttttattattattttgtgaaaTCTTTTAGAAATTTAGTGTTTCGTTTTTCTTCGTTTTCCTGTTGATAAAGGCTACATCGAGCTAAAATCTTCGGAAATTACTTAATTTGTTTCCACTGTCGAAAAGTCTTACTCATTATTTATAAATACAGCTGTTTTTGAATAACTTATAGATGGAAAGACAGTATGACTTACAAAAGTACTTAGACTATCCAATGATCACATAAAAAGCAGCACTTACTGTTTTTCCAGATCTTGCACCATTCTATCAATTGCTTCTGGCGTATCTTTATGCAGCCCTTGCACAATGGTGCtggaattagcataaaaagaATCACCAAGCTTTTCTCTCTGTCGTTCGTAGGCCTCCATATCTGGTTTTATCTGCTTCGTGAGACGGTCATATTGTctaagaaagaacaaaaattatagcaaaatttGGTAGAAACTGAGCTAGTTCAATGGGAAAATCAGGCAATATCTCCGTCCCATAGAATAAGTAAAcgtaacttgaaaaaaaaaacaaaaaaacaactgttCCAAGATTCTCGACATAGGCACATATAGGTCCGAGCCGTAGAaagggtattaaaaaatttttccgGGGAAAGGGGGACAATgcaatacaaatacaaaaaaagaagcatgaaCAATTCAAAAAAGGACGCCGTTAGTTCcatatctttcaaaattttctttccgTCCGACTAATCTAAGGGGGGGTATACCCATCCTACTTAGTGTGCCTGTATGCTTGAATAAGGaatagataatataaaaaagacagaaaaccaaaatgatattttttcaaaaaaaaaaaaaaacagagatatTCGGGCCGCTTCCAGCATCCCTTTTTGATCGTAAATTAAACGTCTCTGTCATGCCTAAATCACATcagacatttttcttcttctaaagCAATGGTCAAAAATCATTTGATGACCGGttttaatggggggggggatcagcATGGCAATACATCCCACTTTCCCCATGATCTACATAGGCCTAATGACCGTCCCTTTGAGAACAGGTTAGAAACAGAGTTGACAATTATATCCAGAGTGAGGAAGTGTCAGCGTCAGACACAAATTATAGATATGAAAGCGACGATATAACTagcatataaaaaaaggaaaaaaagtttaCATCAGTAGCTCAAACCATGTGAAGTATGTTCAACACCAGTTACCCAGTGGACATGTCAGTATAAGAGGCGAAAGCACCATGTCCATTGGTTCTTACATATCATGATTTTAAGAAGAAGCAATAATTTTCGTTGGTTCTGGAAAACAACATGGAAAATAGCTTCCAGTTGAACGTCTGACAGCTGATTTTCAGTTTACCGTCAGGAAAACAGCAAGGAGAAGTGTTGTTTACATAAAAAGCAAGCTACGATATAAACGATGATTAAACAAACGCTTTGCAGAAGATAGCACTTCAAAAAATAAGAAGCTATATTTGTTTACTGgtgataacaataaaaaatagcaTTTGTTCTAGGGGGACATTGACCACCCTCCCTTCTTTCCGACCCCCCTAAGAATTAgattatattttaaagtttagctaattactgattttttttttttactaatacgATTTAGAATATACAGGTTAATAAATAATTAGACAGCAATGCATATTCGAGATGTAATCGAGTCGTACTAACCACcttcaaaattaacaaaaaaaagttcttttccacaaaagaagaattttcaaagaaaagtgaagagctacattaaacgaAAGATGGGCAAAAATGAAGTCAAGTAGCAATTCTAGTGTAACTGAATActaatcactatcaataaattaGTAAAGCCCAAGATTGacagatattacaataaataatcaaatcaaaCTTGAAATGGACAAAAACAACCACAAACAGGAGCAGGGCTAACGCCCCTTATGTCTTCTTTAGACCAGAATGTCAGTTTGCCCTTTCCTGAAAATAATTTGTGCTTTgagttgtgtttttatttgtcagaagatcaacgaaaaaaaaaagactatcaagAGAGAAAATCACAATAATAACCAAGAATACTGAAAAGAACTAATGCAGATTGACAGTTTgatatattgatatttattcctgaaaCTCTCAGTAATTGTTGTATTTAGAAacattataaaagagaaaatatctaaaaggttattttttaagtttgacttgattatttgcTGCAGTTTCTGTTCAATTAAGGTTTCACTTATTTGTTGATAGTAATGTATGTTCATCTTGGATAAAAATATTGCATttagatttagttcaatataccCCTTAACATACCTGGAatgtttcaacttcataccctTAACCACCCCTGAGGTGttgcagatacacccttttgacaacctggattcACTTTTTGATTTAACGTTCAACATctccctcaacatgccctgaaattttcaactttataccaTTAGCCATTCCTAAAAATTGTAGATGCTCCCTTTTAAAGGTCTCAATGCacaaagtttctttttagtttaatactcccctaaaaatattctgaaggtttaaaattaataaaaaatagctctaaagaattaaaattaacaaaaataatcttGGATGTACATAGTATTTTCGGCTTAGCAtaacatcccctgaaagttccaaGGCAATACCCTATTCTGGTACTATTACTACATATGTTGCATCTATACTATTTTGACAACCGGAACACGcttaaaatcttataaattagttcaatagttgtagtagtagcagcactACGAGTAGTAGCGGTAGTTATATCAATAGAAGTAGCACTAGCAGTCACAGTAACAGTCGTGATTGCAGTAgtagtcgcagtcacaagtagttgcaatcgCATATAGTCACGGTCGCAGTGGCAAGTAGTCACGGTCAAAACGGCAAGTAGTCTCCGTTACAGTGGCAAGTAGTCGCCGCCATAGTAGTAAGTGGTTGCAGTAAAGTCACAAGCAATTGCAGTCATAGTTGCAAGAAGTCACAGTCCCAAGTAGTCGAAGTAGTCACAGCCGTAGCTAGTTACAGTCGTAGctgcaagtagttgcagtcgcaGCCATAGATAGTGGAAGTCGCAGTCTCAGTCACAAttagtcacagtcgcaagtagtcggAGTCGCAAATAATCACAGTCTTAATTAAATGTAACAGTAGTCACAGTCGCAGGTAGTCCCAGTTtcaagtagtcgcagtcgcaagaagttatagttgaaattacaagtagttgcagacGCTGTTGTAGCAACAAccgcaagtagttgcagtcaaaAAACAGTCTCAGTTGCAATCGAATGTAGTCGCAGTTACAAACTTACACAGTCGTAAGTAGTCGCAGTCGCAGCTAtgacagtagtagtagtagtagaagtatccACAAAGTGTCTCGTGGTAAGTTCAACATCCCATTCGACGtgtcctaaaagtttcaacttaataccctaaaccATTCATAAGAATttgctgatacgtccttttgaaaCCTGCATACTCATAGtgtgttctgatttagttcagcatcctcctcaacattctTCGAAAGTTTCACCTGAGTATCCTTAGTCTTAGTGGGAGTAGTAGTGTGCATAGTGGCTTTTTTTCCCCTCAATATCCCAGTCAATATGCCCTGAAAGCCTcgacttaatactctaagctgttcctaagatattgttaacgtgcccttttgacaacctgtatgcatattatgtgtttttatttagtttaacatcccctaAACATTTCccagaagtttcaccttaataccctcagcctttgtagtagtagtagtagtaatatgcACAGTTTCTTTTAGTTAGTTCAACAATCAACacaccctgaaagttttaacttattaTCCTAAGTTGTTTTCCAGATATtactgatatgtccttttgaaaatctgaatgCATAAAGGGTGTTTCCACTAAGTTCCCCCTCGACATTCCCtggaagttttaccttaatgaTCTTAGCCGTTTTGGAGACCAAGGATCAAACATACCCCCAATCCcagtaaaacaagagctaagagctcatatggcacttgttacgaggcaagaagagctaagagccaagagatcatatggtatgagctctaacaaaattctatgaatcaatagattgatttaaaaaggaaaataagaggcttaataccggtcaggatttaaaataagagctctgagtcacgatgtccttctaaatatcaaaattcattaagatccgatcacccacccgtatgttataaatacctaatttttttctagtttttcctctccctttagccccccaaatggtcgaatctgggaaaacgactttatcaagtcaatttgtgcagctccctgacacgcctaccaattttcatcgtcctagcacgtccagaagcaccaaactcgctaaatcactgaacccctccccccaactcccccaaagagagcaaattcagtacggttccgtcaatcacctatcaaggacatttgcttattctatccaacaagcttcatcccgatccctccaatctaagcggttttccatgattttaggttcccccaccccaaactccccccaatgtcaccagatccgatcggatttaaaataagagctttgagacacaacatccttccaaatatcaaatttctttgagatccgatcacccgttcataagttaaaaatacctcattttttctaatttttcagaattgacacccccccccccaactaccccaaagagagcggatccgttccggttatgtcaataatgtatctaggacttgtgcttatttttcccaccaagtttcatcccgatccctccactctaagtgttttccaagattttaggtttccccctaccacccccccccccccgatgtcaccagatctggtcggtatttaaaataacagctctgagacatgatatccttccaaacatcaaatttcattaagatctgatcaaccgtttgtaagtcaaaatacttcaattcttctattttctccgaattaacgccccccccccagatggtcaaatcgggaaaacgactatttctaatttaatctggttcggtccctgatacgcctgccgaatttcatcgtcctagcttacctgaaagtgcctaaagtggtaaaaccgggaccgagagaccgacagaatttgcgattgctatatgtcacttggttaataccaagtgccataaaaacctacATGTGAACAAAGGACAActtgtataacttacagccctcgGCCCAAAGAGTTGTAGGATGTCTGTAATTCTCAGAGCTATGGTTACTGatcctttcaactattttgaacaagacgGATATTCGACAATTCTGAACAAGACAAATATCCCAAAGTTTTGGccagatgtctttggggacagtTTAGCAAATAGGGGCCTAAGAGTGGGctcgttgccctccaatcaccattgaatcttaaaaggggcactggAGCTGTCATTTTCCAAGTCCAAAGAGCATCCCCTAAAGTTTCTGCAGCAAatccttccatacgaagtggcctgggaaaaaataataatacactgAAGCcttattgctctttacttaagcagcgTTATTATGCTGTCTATTGCATTAGACTTCAGCAAGTGCAGAGTCACACTAATCATTGAGTTGTAACTTACCTGACTGTTGCCTGTGTGTAATCAGAGAAACCAGGATCcggatttttcttctttttctttctttctaatttttcagcttCATCTGCTCCAATATCAAGTAATTTGACCCGATCATAGTCCTCACcctaaaaataacaatttatttttaaagctttaAACCGTAAACAATAGTTTGACCCTAATACATAGAAACATTACATTATTAATGTTACTTatcagaaaaactgaaaaaaaaagcttttttgaaaaatgtacaCAGTTAGAGCCagtcatttctgtttttgacAAGATTCTGTGAAGCTGGTCcagaaaaataatgaattgaTCTGGATACAGGATAGTTTCACACTAATGAAGTGAATTATATGGGAAGGAAGTATGTCGAGGAATCCAAAGTTTACAGGaggaacaaaaaatgaaaatcaaataataattgtaaattatgtCCAATACTagctttttaataatcaaaccACCTTCATAAATAATATtatcagatttaaaaaaaaaacattttccttcAAAGAAACAAACAGCAGTTCTGTTCACAGATTTATGAACAGATGAGAACAATTTTACACTTTGGGACTGAATTATTGCTTTAACATATGGAGTTACCTGCACacagggggggggaggagagggGAAAATCTCCGAATGTTTGTCAATTCCAAAACCCTTCCC is part of the Artemia franciscana chromosome 1, ASM3288406v1, whole genome shotgun sequence genome and harbors:
- the LOC136030232 gene encoding pre-mRNA-splicing factor SYF2-like → MSNLAMIERIQQLRDLHRKRNEARQLNHQEVVEEDRRKKLPSNFEARKQRAEWTLQEEEKRKQATERGEDYDRVKLLDIGADEAEKLERKKKKKNPDPGFSDYTQATVRQYDRLTKQIKPDMEAYERQREKLGDSFYANSSTIVQGLHKDTPEAIDRMVQDLEKQVEKREKFSRRRKYDEDADIDYINERNARFNKKLERFYGNYTKEIKQNLERGTAI